From a single Deltaproteobacteria bacterium genomic region:
- a CDS encoding ABC transporter substrate-binding protein encodes MITKFITVTAILNMLASGTFAASAPDRLRIGLSSYTPINAAIWIAEERGFFKKHGIDPEVIVLAGASAGGVSALIAGDVQFITAGGGAVINAGLSGADVVFIGSIVNKGVQRVMARGDIRRPEDLRGKRVGVTRLGASSHMVLLLMLRQWGMSPNDIQTLQLNASPAMMAALEKNAIDAAVLTEPTFFIAEDLGYRVLADLADMDIYYLHSMIDATRAYVRNNRDVTIRFMKSYIEGMAYFKKNRVDAVEVMKKKLRTGPAQVKYLERSHTLYSSGYFENAPYPALKGVASVLEFMSRDNPKARSADPKSFIDSSIVKEIEDSGFIKKLYE; translated from the coding sequence ATGATTACTAAATTCATTACAGTCACCGCAATTCTTAACATGCTCGCCAGCGGCACGTTTGCCGCCTCCGCCCCCGACCGCCTGCGCATCGGCCTCAGCTCCTACACGCCGATCAACGCCGCAATCTGGATCGCTGAAGAACGAGGGTTCTTCAAAAAGCACGGCATCGATCCGGAAGTGATCGTGCTCGCCGGCGCGTCCGCTGGCGGCGTCAGCGCGCTGATTGCCGGCGACGTGCAGTTCATCACCGCCGGCGGCGGCGCGGTGATCAACGCTGGGTTGAGCGGCGCCGATGTGGTTTTCATCGGCTCCATCGTCAACAAAGGTGTGCAGCGCGTCATGGCGCGCGGCGACATCCGCCGCCCGGAAGATCTGCGCGGCAAGCGGGTCGGCGTCACGCGCTTGGGTGCGTCATCGCACATGGTCTTGCTGCTCATGCTGCGCCAATGGGGCATGAGCCCCAATGATATTCAGACCCTGCAATTGAACGCGTCGCCGGCCATGATGGCGGCTCTGGAGAAAAACGCCATCGACGCGGCGGTGCTGACCGAGCCGACGTTTTTCATCGCCGAAGACCTAGGCTACCGCGTGCTCGCCGACCTCGCCGACATGGATATTTACTATCTGCACTCGATGATCGACGCGACGCGCGCCTATGTGCGCAACAATCGCGACGTCACGATCCGCTTTATGAAGTCTTACATCGAGGGCATGGCTTACTTTAAGAAGAACCGGGTTGACGCCGTCGAAGTCATGAAAAAGAAACTACGCACTGGACCGGCGCAAGTGAAATATCTCGAGCGCTCGCACACGCTCTACTCGTCCGGCTATTTCGAAAACGCGCCGTATCCGGCGCTTAAAGGGGTCGCGAGCGTTTTGGAGTTCATGTCGCGGGACAATCCGAAAGCGCGCAGCGCCGATCCGAAGTCTTTCATCGATAGTAGCATCGTCAAAGAGATTGAAGACAGCGGCTTCATCAAGAAGCTGTACGAATAA
- a CDS encoding type II toxin-antitoxin system RelE/ParE family toxin — protein MVASSKRLKTAASSRSCTNKKRDDSRKDAKDAKARQTLKRLERFPRSGRRIPEFPELPHREVIVSPYRFFYRIQGDIVWIVAVWRGAQIPGSPRSL, from the coding sequence ATAGTAGCATCGTCAAAGAGATTGAAGACAGCGGCTTCATCAAGAAGCTGTACGAATAAGAAAAGAGATGACTCGCGCAAAGACGCAAAGGACGCAAAGGCGCGGCAAACTCTAAAGAGACTTGAACGGTTTCCGCGATCTGGACGGCGTATACCCGAGTTTCCTGAATTGCCCCACCGTGAGGTGATCGTTTCTCCGTATCGATTTTTCTATCGCATCCAAGGCGACATCGTGTGGATTGTGGCGGTGTGGCGCGGTGCGCAAATTCCGGGATCACCCAGATCCCTGTGA
- a CDS encoding CoA transferase: MAADSNTTTEKPGALDNLRVLDLTSRQGGYCGLLLANLGADVILMEPPSGDAMRQQGPFKGDTPHADGSLSFAAYHTNKRGVVLDLDSDAGRQSLRELVRNADILIEDKPVGFLDKLGLGYGALKAINPALVMTSITGFGQSGPYRDFKTATIVSFAMGGLMNLCGHPGRAPLMGPSDVAPHLGSVHAAFATLIALFNRRMTGQGDHIDASLQDVLVADPFLRIMTRYSVAGEIPERTGHSQGTTVAETYKCKDGYARIFVNQADHWRRFVEWLGSPAELTDPALETVTKRFPLRPTIDKLVEARTVDYTAKGFFEEFQGKRLAAAPINSPSQFLNDEQTQHRQYITEVEHSYLGRHRFTGDPYKFSASPYRIGRGAPRLGEHQALVNGALSKPSQWQNKSSVMEAQLFSSVRVISFPTGIVGPALASFLADHGAEVIAIEASRGLRSPQRGQRWQVASDLESNHSKRRIVINMKNPDGVALTKQLIAKSDVVAENYSARVMASWGLDYPRIKEIRSDIIMASLQAFGQTGPRRDFVSFGPILMAFSGMTYLWRDPAMERPGAGCQTAFPDFIAPSYGALAILAALHHRARTGEGQYIDISQAETAASMIGPAYLDYFINGREPQPAGNVVSYAVPHGAYRCKGDDRWCAIAVETQDEWLRFCEATGHKEWASDARFADLEARVANREALDGLVESWTSKQTAHQVMIVLQRDGIAAGVVQTAEDLYRDPHLRERGFCREVFHKAVGWVTRAGAPVRMTESKFSGDGIAHSAGDDNEAVFGELLGLSSAQVKELVEREVLR; encoded by the coding sequence ATGGCTGCCGATTCAAATACAACAACAGAGAAACCGGGCGCATTGGACAACCTGCGTGTGCTCGACCTCACGAGCCGGCAGGGTGGCTATTGCGGTCTGCTGCTCGCCAATCTCGGCGCCGACGTGATTCTCATGGAACCGCCGAGCGGCGACGCGATGCGCCAGCAAGGGCCGTTCAAAGGCGACACGCCGCACGCCGACGGCAGCTTGTCGTTCGCGGCGTATCACACCAACAAGCGCGGCGTCGTGCTCGATCTCGATAGCGATGCGGGGCGGCAATCGCTGCGTGAACTCGTGCGCAACGCCGATATCCTGATTGAAGACAAGCCGGTCGGGTTTCTCGACAAGCTTGGTTTAGGATATGGGGCCCTCAAAGCCATCAATCCAGCGCTGGTCATGACTTCGATCACCGGCTTCGGCCAGTCGGGCCCTTACCGCGATTTCAAGACTGCGACCATCGTCAGCTTTGCCATGGGCGGTTTGATGAATCTCTGCGGCCATCCAGGGCGTGCGCCTCTGATGGGGCCCAGCGACGTGGCGCCCCATTTGGGTTCGGTGCACGCGGCGTTTGCGACGCTCATTGCGTTGTTCAACCGGCGCATGACCGGTCAAGGCGATCACATCGACGCGTCGCTGCAAGACGTGCTGGTGGCCGATCCGTTTTTGCGCATCATGACGCGCTACAGTGTCGCCGGTGAAATACCCGAGCGCACCGGCCATAGTCAGGGCACTACCGTGGCGGAAACTTACAAGTGCAAAGACGGCTACGCGCGCATCTTCGTCAATCAAGCGGATCATTGGCGGCGTTTTGTCGAATGGCTTGGCAGTCCCGCCGAGCTTACCGATCCGGCGCTGGAAACCGTCACAAAGCGTTTCCCACTGCGGCCCACCATCGACAAATTGGTCGAAGCGCGCACGGTCGATTACACGGCGAAGGGTTTTTTCGAAGAGTTCCAAGGCAAGCGATTAGCTGCCGCGCCGATCAATTCGCCAAGCCAATTTCTCAACGACGAGCAGACGCAGCATCGGCAATACATCACCGAAGTTGAGCACAGTTATTTGGGCCGGCATCGCTTTACCGGCGACCCCTACAAGTTCTCAGCAAGTCCCTATCGCATTGGCCGTGGCGCGCCGCGATTGGGCGAACATCAAGCCTTGGTCAATGGCGCACTGTCAAAGCCGTCGCAGTGGCAAAACAAAAGCAGTGTCATGGAAGCGCAACTATTTTCCAGTGTGCGCGTGATCAGTTTTCCCACCGGCATCGTCGGACCGGCGTTGGCGAGCTTTCTCGCCGACCACGGCGCCGAAGTTATAGCCATCGAAGCGAGCCGCGGTTTGCGCAGCCCGCAGCGCGGTCAGCGTTGGCAAGTGGCGTCGGATTTGGAAAGCAATCACAGCAAGAGACGCATTGTCATCAACATGAAAAACCCCGACGGCGTGGCGCTGACCAAGCAATTGATCGCCAAGTCCGATGTCGTGGCGGAAAACTATAGCGCGCGGGTCATGGCGAGTTGGGGCTTGGACTATCCGCGCATAAAAGAGATTCGCAGCGACATCATCATGGCGAGTCTGCAAGCGTTTGGCCAAACCGGGCCGCGCCGCGATTTCGTCAGCTTTGGACCGATTCTCATGGCTTTCTCAGGCATGACTTACTTGTGGCGCGATCCGGCGATGGAGCGGCCGGGCGCCGGCTGTCAAACCGCATTTCCGGATTTTATCGCGCCTTCCTACGGCGCATTGGCGATTCTCGCCGCGCTGCATCACCGGGCGCGCACCGGGGAAGGGCAGTACATTGACATTTCGCAAGCGGAAACTGCGGCGTCGATGATCGGTCCGGCGTATCTCGATTATTTTATCAACGGCCGCGAGCCCCAGCCGGCGGGCAACGTGGTTTCCTACGCGGTGCCCCATGGCGCCTACCGTTGCAAAGGCGACGACCGTTGGTGTGCGATTGCCGTCGAGACTCAAGACGAGTGGCTCAGGTTTTGTGAGGCGACAGGCCACAAAGAGTGGGCGAGCGATGCGCGCTTCGCCGACCTGGAGGCGCGGGTGGCGAATCGAGAAGCGTTGGACGGACTCGTTGAATCGTGGACCAGCAAGCAGACGGCCCATCAGGTCATGATCGTTTTGCAGCGCGATGGCATCGCCGCCGGCGTAGTGCAAACCGCTGAGGATCTCTACCGCGATCCGCACTTGCGCGAGCGCGGTTTTTGCCGCGAGGTTTTTCACAAAGCGGTTGGTTGGGTGACCCGTGCCGGCGCGCCGGTGCGGATGACGGAATCGAAATTCTCAGGGGACGGCATCGCGCATAGCGCGGGAGATGATAATGAAGCGGTGTTCGGCGAATTGTTGGGCTTGTCCAGTGCGCAGGTAAAGGAGCTGGTCGAGCGTGAGGTTTTGCGTTAA
- a CDS encoding DNA-3-methyladenine glycosylase 2 family protein, which yields MKRLIAQHGHCPLAEREFQPFHMLANSIISQQLSTKAAATIKQRVGALVGVPFQTKLILSRSPEDLRGAGLSQAKARYIRELAARVDDGRLTFDQLITLEDEAVIGKLVEAPGIGRWTAEMFLLFGLKRMDVLAVADVGLQRAARNLYGKKRRSATLLPRVAEAWRPYRSIASWYLWRSLGG from the coding sequence ATGAAGCGTTTGATCGCCCAGCATGGCCACTGCCCGCTGGCCGAGCGCGAGTTTCAACCGTTTCACATGCTGGCCAACTCGATCATCAGCCAGCAGCTTTCCACCAAGGCAGCAGCGACGATCAAACAGCGGGTCGGTGCCTTGGTCGGCGTGCCGTTTCAGACCAAGCTCATTCTCTCCCGCTCTCCGGAAGATTTGCGCGGCGCCGGATTGTCGCAGGCCAAGGCCCGCTACATCCGCGAGCTGGCCGCGCGCGTCGATGACGGACGATTGACCTTCGATCAGCTGATCACGCTGGAAGACGAAGCGGTTATCGGGAAACTTGTCGAAGCGCCCGGCATCGGCCGCTGGACCGCCGAGATGTTTTTGCTTTTCGGCTTGAAGCGCATGGACGTGCTCGCTGTGGCCGACGTGGGACTGCAGCGCGCCGCGCGCAATCTTTACGGCAAGAAACGGAGGTCGGCGACACTCCTGCCACGCGTCGCCGAAGCGTGGCGGCCCTATCGCTCGATTGCGTCGTGGTATTTGTGGCGGTCGTTGGGAGGTTAA